Proteins from one Nitrobacteraceae bacterium AZCC 2146 genomic window:
- a CDS encoding N-succinyldiaminopimelate aminotransferase (product_source=KO:K14267; cath_funfam=3.40.640.10; cog=COG0436; ko=KO:K14267; pfam=PF00155; smart=SM00185; superfamily=53383) — translation MNKIFADLPVTVFEAMSQLARDNDAINLGQGFPDHPGPEDIRQAAADAVLNGYNQYPSMMGLPELRQAIATHYQHWHKLTLDPMTEVMVTSGGTEALTSAILAVVEPGDEVIVFQPVYDSYLPIIRQAGGIPRLVRLEPPYWRLTEEALRAVFNHKTKAVLFNNPLNPAAVVYPREDLELLAKFCQEFDTIAICDEVWEHVVFDGREHIPLITIPGMRDRTIKIGSAGKIFSLTGWKIGFVCAAPPLLRVCAKVHQFLTFTTAPNLQVAVAYGLGKSDEFFQEMQTDLARSRDRLAAGLERIGFPVIKSQGTYFLTVDLSPLGLNETDEAFCKRIVTDYKVAAIPVSAFYEEDAVTSVVRFCFAKKDATLDSALERLSDAVHRR, via the coding sequence ATGAACAAGATTTTTGCTGATCTGCCCGTCACGGTGTTCGAGGCGATGTCGCAGCTTGCGCGCGACAACGACGCCATCAATCTCGGCCAGGGCTTTCCCGACCATCCCGGCCCGGAGGATATTCGACAGGCGGCGGCCGATGCCGTGCTGAACGGCTACAACCAGTATCCGTCGATGATGGGCCTGCCGGAACTGCGTCAGGCGATCGCCACGCATTATCAGCACTGGCACAAGCTCACCCTCGATCCGATGACCGAGGTGATGGTGACGTCGGGCGGTACCGAGGCGCTGACATCGGCGATCCTCGCCGTGGTCGAGCCCGGCGACGAAGTGATCGTGTTCCAGCCGGTCTATGATTCCTATCTGCCGATCATTCGTCAGGCCGGCGGCATCCCGCGTCTGGTGCGTCTCGAGCCGCCGTACTGGCGCTTGACCGAAGAGGCGCTGCGCGCGGTCTTCAACCACAAGACCAAGGCCGTCTTGTTCAACAACCCGCTCAATCCCGCCGCGGTGGTGTATCCGCGCGAGGACCTCGAACTGCTGGCAAAATTCTGCCAGGAATTCGATACGATCGCGATCTGCGACGAGGTCTGGGAGCACGTGGTGTTCGACGGCCGCGAGCACATCCCGCTGATCACTATTCCCGGCATGCGCGACCGCACCATCAAGATCGGCTCGGCCGGAAAGATCTTTTCGCTGACCGGCTGGAAGATCGGTTTCGTCTGCGCTGCGCCGCCGCTGCTGCGCGTCTGCGCCAAGGTGCATCAGTTTCTCACCTTCACCACCGCGCCGAACCTGCAGGTCGCCGTCGCCTATGGCCTCGGCAAGTCCGATGAATTCTTTCAGGAGATGCAGACCGATCTGGCGCGCAGCCGTGATCGTCTCGCTGCTGGACTGGAGCGCATCGGCTTTCCCGTGATCAAGTCGCAGGGCACATACTTCCTCACCGTCGATCTGTCGCCGCTCGGCCTCAACGAAACCGACGAAGCCTTCTGCAAGCGTATCGTCACCGACTACAAGGTTGCGGCAATTCCGGTGTCGGCATTCTACGAAGAGGACGCAGTGACCTCGGTGGTGCGTTTTTGTTTTGCCAAGAAAGACGCAACGTTGGACAGCGCGCTGGAGCGGCTGTCGGACGCGGTGCACCGCCGCTAG
- a CDS encoding putrescine transport system substrate-binding protein (product_source=KO:K11073; cath_funfam=3.40.190.10; cleavage_site_network=SignalP-noTM; cog=COG0687; ko=KO:K11073; pfam=PF13416; superfamily=53850) → MGTAVTRIVAALAASIALMMSAQAQERTVNFYNWSNYMAPGVLEDFTRETGIKVVYDTFDANETLETRLLAGKSGYDVVVPTAYFLQRQITAKIFQKLDKSKLPNLANAWPAVTARLAVYDPGNLYAANYMWGTTGIGYNVKTVEKILGTGAKIYSWDIVFKPDNLAKFKDCGIHMLDSADDILPAALSYLGLDPNSTKQADLDKAADLAGKIRPYVRKFHSSEYLSGLATGEICLVVGWSGDIKQAQARAAETKNGVEIGYAIPKEGAQMFFDNLAIPADARNVAEAYELINYLYRPDVAAKNSDFLSYANGNLASQKLVDPKILNDKTIYPDEAMLQKLFVITARDPATQRVINRLWTRVKTGR, encoded by the coding sequence ATGGGCACGGCCGTCACCCGCATCGTCGCCGCGCTGGCGGCATCGATCGCGCTCATGATGTCCGCGCAGGCGCAGGAGCGCACTGTCAATTTCTACAACTGGTCGAACTACATGGCGCCCGGCGTCCTGGAGGACTTCACCAGGGAGACCGGCATCAAGGTCGTCTACGACACCTTCGATGCCAATGAGACGCTGGAGACGCGGCTGCTGGCCGGCAAGTCCGGCTACGACGTCGTCGTGCCCACCGCGTATTTCCTGCAGCGGCAGATCACCGCGAAAATTTTCCAGAAGCTCGACAAGTCGAAACTGCCAAACCTCGCCAACGCCTGGCCGGCGGTGACGGCGCGGCTGGCGGTCTACGATCCCGGCAATCTCTATGCCGCGAACTACATGTGGGGGACCACCGGCATCGGCTACAACGTCAAGACGGTCGAGAAAATCCTCGGCACCGGTGCAAAAATCTATAGCTGGGACATCGTCTTCAAGCCCGATAACCTCGCGAAGTTCAAGGACTGTGGCATCCACATGCTGGATTCCGCGGACGATATTCTGCCGGCGGCGCTGAGCTATCTTGGCCTCGACCCGAACTCCACGAAACAAGCGGATCTCGACAAGGCCGCCGATCTCGCCGGCAAGATCAGGCCCTACGTCCGCAAGTTTCATTCATCGGAATACTTGAGCGGGCTAGCCACCGGCGAGATCTGCCTCGTGGTCGGCTGGTCCGGCGACATCAAGCAGGCGCAGGCGCGCGCCGCAGAAACGAAGAACGGCGTCGAGATCGGTTACGCGATCCCGAAGGAGGGCGCGCAGATGTTCTTCGACAACCTGGCGATCCCGGCGGATGCCAGGAACGTCGCTGAGGCCTATGAGCTGATCAACTACCTCTACCGGCCCGACGTCGCCGCGAAGAATTCCGACTTCCTGTCCTACGCCAATGGCAATCTGGCGAGCCAGAAGCTGGTCGATCCGAAAATATTGAATGACAAGACGATCTATCCGGATGAGGCGATGCTGCAAAAGTTGTTCGTCATTACCGCGCGCGATCCGGCCACGCAACGCGTCATCAACCGGCTGTGGACCAGGGTGAAGACGGGGAGGTGA
- a CDS encoding KDO2-lipid IV(A) lauroyltransferase (product_source=KO:K02517; cog=COG1560; ko=KO:K02517; pfam=PF03279) yields the protein MLRLLLRTRARIRDAIKPAAEAAVGALTIGMLRTTRYFDPIKTANLFGKITQRIGPLLREDKIARANLTAAFPEKSPEEIEKILAGVWDNLGRVGAEFAHLDHIWEHDPARPELSRIEIEPRTHELFAQLRLDGKPALIFASHLGNWELPALAAVEHGLDAAVLYRRPNIESVNRIIEQMRAVNMGTLIPASHDAPVKLAHALSDGKHVAMLVDQWFTNGVEVNFFGRKTKANPMLARLLRQVDCPIHGVRIIRLPGHRFRAELSEEVKPVRDADGKVDVQGTMQAITSVLEGWIREYPDQWLWLHRRWR from the coding sequence ATGCTCCGCCTGCTGCTCCGCACCCGGGCCCGCATTCGCGACGCCATCAAACCGGCGGCGGAAGCCGCGGTCGGCGCGCTGACCATCGGCATGCTGCGCACCACGCGCTATTTCGATCCGATCAAGACCGCGAACCTGTTCGGCAAGATCACGCAGCGCATCGGCCCGCTGCTCCGCGAAGACAAGATCGCCCGCGCCAATCTCACCGCGGCGTTTCCGGAAAAATCGCCCGAGGAAATCGAAAAGATTCTCGCCGGGGTCTGGGACAATCTCGGCCGCGTCGGCGCCGAATTCGCGCATCTCGATCATATCTGGGAACATGATCCCGCTCGCCCCGAGCTCAGCCGGATCGAGATCGAACCGCGCACCCACGAGTTGTTCGCGCAGCTGCGCCTCGACGGCAAGCCGGCGCTGATCTTCGCCAGCCATCTCGGCAACTGGGAACTGCCCGCCTTGGCCGCGGTCGAGCACGGGCTCGATGCCGCGGTGCTGTATCGCCGGCCCAACATCGAGTCCGTTAATCGCATCATCGAACAAATGCGCGCGGTCAACATGGGCACGCTGATCCCGGCCAGCCATGACGCGCCCGTGAAGCTGGCGCACGCGCTGAGCGACGGCAAGCATGTCGCCATGCTGGTCGATCAGTGGTTCACCAACGGCGTCGAAGTGAACTTCTTCGGCCGTAAAACGAAAGCCAATCCGATGCTGGCGCGGCTGCTCCGGCAGGTCGATTGCCCGATCCACGGCGTCCGCATCATCCGCCTGCCCGGCCATCGTTTCCGCGCCGAGCTGTCGGAAGAAGTGAAGCCGGTGCGCGACGCCGACGGCAAGGTCGATGTCCAGGGCACCATGCAGGCGATCACCTCGGTGCTGGAAGGCTGGATCCGGGAATATCCGGATCAGTGGCTGTGGCTGCATCGCAGGTGGCGGTAG
- a CDS encoding alcohol dehydrogenase (product_source=KO:K00001; cath_funfam=3.40.50.720,3.90.180.10; cog=COG0604; ko=KO:K00001; pfam=PF00107,PF08240; smart=SM00829; superfamily=50129,51735), whose protein sequence is MRALNLVADRELVVVDQPAPPPPAAGEVQIRVKAVALNHIDVWGYRGMAFAKRKLPLAIGAEASGEIAAVGEGVTRFKPGQMVVMYGAKTCGVCKACVEGRDNFCENVGGLYGFHLDGFSRELLNMPERLVIPVPDGISFRDAACTPIAFSTVQHMLFDNAKLQPGETILVHAGGSGIGTVAIMMAKKIGCTVITTVGDDSKIEGVKALGADHVINYRKDRFEGETRKITKKKGVDVVFEHVGADTFNGSLLVMKRGGRLVTCGSTSGPTTTINLMQLFQQQYRIFGSFGATMKNIAESLDKMADGMLPVIDTEVPIDDVEPALKRMESRQVFGKIIVHF, encoded by the coding sequence ATGCGTGCGCTCAATCTTGTTGCCGATCGTGAGCTTGTCGTCGTCGATCAGCCCGCCCCGCCGCCCCCGGCGGCCGGCGAAGTACAGATCCGCGTCAAGGCGGTCGCGCTCAATCACATCGACGTCTGGGGCTATCGCGGCATGGCCTTCGCCAAGCGCAAGCTGCCGCTGGCGATCGGCGCCGAAGCGTCCGGCGAGATAGCCGCGGTCGGCGAAGGCGTCACCCGCTTCAAGCCGGGCCAGATGGTGGTGATGTACGGCGCGAAAACCTGCGGCGTCTGCAAGGCCTGCGTCGAAGGCCGCGACAATTTCTGCGAGAACGTCGGCGGGCTCTATGGTTTCCACCTCGACGGCTTTTCCCGCGAACTGCTGAACATGCCGGAACGGCTCGTCATCCCCGTTCCCGACGGCATCAGTTTCCGCGATGCCGCCTGCACGCCGATCGCGTTCTCCACCGTGCAGCACATGCTGTTCGACAATGCCAAGCTGCAGCCCGGCGAAACCATCCTGGTGCATGCCGGCGGCTCCGGAATCGGCACTGTCGCGATCATGATGGCGAAGAAAATCGGCTGCACCGTCATCACCACGGTCGGCGACGATTCCAAGATCGAAGGCGTCAAGGCGCTCGGCGCCGATCACGTCATCAACTACCGCAAGGATCGGTTCGAAGGCGAGACCCGCAAGATCACCAAGAAGAAAGGCGTCGATGTCGTGTTCGAACACGTCGGCGCCGACACCTTCAACGGCTCGCTGCTGGTGATGAAGCGCGGCGGCCGGCTGGTCACCTGCGGCTCGACCTCGGGCCCTACCACGACGATCAATCTGATGCAGCTGTTCCAGCAGCAGTACCGCATCTTCGGCTCGTTCGGTGCGACGATGAAGAACATCGCGGAGAGTCTCGACAAGATGGCCGACGGCATGCTGCCGGTGATCGACACCGAAGTGCCGATCGACGATGTCGAGCCCGCGCTGAAGCGGATGGAAAGCCGCCAGGTATTCGGCAAGATCATCGTTCACTTCTGA